Part of the Usitatibacter palustris genome, CGACTCGAACCCGCTCTCGCTCGCCATGTGCACGGCGGCATCGAGAATCAGGGCGCGGGTCTCTTCCCCCTTGGTTTGCTTGTAGGCGCTCGGTGTCATGGGCCGCAGAATAGTACGATCGTTCTTATCCTGTCAAGCCCCGAAATGCACGATCCGTTGAAACGTCACGAGCATCCCGGCGGTTGCCCCCCAGATGTACCGCGGCCCATACGGCATGGCCCAGTAATGGCGGGTACGGCCCTTGTAAAAGGCGCTTTCGTACTGGTGGTTGCGGGCGTCCAGGAGAAATTCCAGTGGAACTTCAAAGACTTCCGCGACTTCCTCGGGATCCGGGCGGTAAGTGAGCGGCGGCTCAACCCAGCCTACGATGGGGGTCACCTTGAACCCGGTGGCGGTGTGGTAGTCGGGGAGCCGGCCCAGGATCTCGACCCGGTCGGGGGGCAGGCCCACCTCCTCCTCGGCTTCCCGCAGGGCGGTGGCCTCGGGGCTGTCGTCGCCATCCTGGTAGCGCCCGCCCGGGAAGCTGATCTGGCCGGCATGAGCATTGAGGTGGGCCGTGCGCTGGGTAAAGAGGACGGATTGGCCCTTCTCGTGCGCCACTACTAATAGAAGGACGGCCGCCGGGACCAGGGCCCCGGGGCCATCGAGCTTCTGCTTCTCGAGGTCGTCGGCGGTGAGCAACTCCGCGAGCGGCGGATGCGAAGCAAGGCGGCTGCGAATCTCGTCGCGGGTCACGGGCCGAGTATAAGATGCCCCGGCGATGATCCTCTACGACTACTTCCGCTCTTCCGCCGCGTATCGCGTGCGCATCGCGCTGAGCCTGAAGGGCCTCGCCCCCGAGAGGCGCTTCGTCCACTTGCGCAAGGGCGAGCAGCGCGCCGCGCAGTTCCTCGACGTGAATCCCCAGGGGCTGGTGCCCGCGCTGGTCGACGGATCGCAGGTCTTCACGCAATCGCTCGCGATCATCGAATACCTCGACGAGACGCACCCGCAGCCACCGCTTCTCCCCGCGAGCCCGGGCGATCGCGCATGGGTGCGCTCGGTGGCGCAAGCCATCGCCTGCGACATCCATCCGATCGACAACCTGCGCGTGCTCATTCACTTGAAGGACGCGTTCGGCGCCGACCAGGCCGCACGCGACGAGTGGTATCGCCACTGGATCCGCGAGGGATTCAACGCGATCGAGCGCCAGCTCGTGGCGCGCGCCACCGGCCCCTGCTGCTTCGGCGCCACGCCCACGCTCGCTGACGTCTTCCTCATCCCGCAGGTGGCCAATGCCGCCCGCATGGACATGACGCTGGACCCCTGGCCGCGCATCCGCGCGATCAACGACCACTGCACCGCCCTGC contains:
- the maiA gene encoding maleylacetoacetate isomerase; the protein is MILYDYFRSSAAYRVRIALSLKGLAPERRFVHLRKGEQRAAQFLDVNPQGLVPALVDGSQVFTQSLAIIEYLDETHPQPPLLPASPGDRAWVRSVAQAIACDIHPIDNLRVLIHLKDAFGADQAARDEWYRHWIREGFNAIERQLVARATGPCCFGATPTLADVFLIPQVANAARMDMTLDPWPRIRAINDHCTALPAFAAAHPTRQPDAEP
- a CDS encoding CoA pyrophosphatase encodes the protein MTRDEIRSRLASHPPLAELLTADDLEKQKLDGPGALVPAAVLLLVVAHEKGQSVLFTQRTAHLNAHAGQISFPGGRYQDGDDSPEATALREAEEEVGLPPDRVEILGRLPDYHTATGFKVTPIVGWVEPPLTYRPDPEEVAEVFEVPLEFLLDARNHQYESAFYKGRTRHYWAMPYGPRYIWGATAGMLVTFQRIVHFGA